In one window of uncultured Acetobacteroides sp. DNA:
- a CDS encoding TIGR01777 family oxidoreductase, translating into MRVAILGGSGFIGSHLVQHLVRERWETVVVSRRPAAGADKGSRSVSYVQWDGRSVDGLVSIVKRADAVINLIGEGVADKRWTPERKESILSSRINSASVLCLAIQQAAHKPEVVVQASAVGYYGYKYERKDEVEIDEFSEQGTGFLSEVCKQWEDAILPIENIIPRLAIIRTGIVLGSNSGFIKKQASLFKLGLGGAVGKGSQPFPWIHIDDEVGAIAHLIKDKAASGVYNLVAPNPCTYSAFVKDFGDVLHCPTFLSIPAWFVRLLFGKEMANEVILGGKIVAPRRLVESGYHFKYSLLQDALKSTL; encoded by the coding sequence ATGCGGGTAGCAATTCTCGGAGGCTCGGGGTTTATTGGTTCTCATCTGGTGCAACATCTAGTTCGAGAGAGATGGGAAACTGTTGTAGTTTCACGACGACCTGCTGCTGGTGCCGATAAAGGATCTAGGTCAGTTTCCTACGTGCAGTGGGACGGAAGGTCTGTTGATGGGCTGGTTTCGATAGTTAAAAGGGCAGATGCTGTGATTAACCTGATAGGCGAAGGTGTTGCCGATAAGCGCTGGACACCCGAGCGTAAAGAATCCATATTATCATCACGGATAAACTCTGCTAGCGTACTTTGTCTGGCTATTCAACAAGCAGCCCATAAGCCGGAGGTGGTAGTGCAGGCATCGGCGGTTGGGTATTACGGCTATAAGTACGAGAGGAAGGATGAGGTTGAAATAGATGAGTTTTCGGAGCAGGGCACCGGTTTCCTCTCGGAGGTTTGCAAGCAGTGGGAGGATGCCATACTTCCCATAGAAAATATTATTCCGCGGTTAGCCATTATTCGCACAGGGATTGTGCTTGGCAGCAATAGCGGATTCATTAAAAAGCAGGCTTCTTTATTTAAGCTGGGGCTGGGAGGTGCTGTGGGGAAGGGAAGTCAGCCTTTTCCATGGATTCATATTGATGATGAGGTTGGAGCAATAGCTCATCTTATAAAGGATAAGGCAGCATCGGGAGTTTACAACCTTGTAGCGCCTAATCCATGTACCTATAGCGCGTTTGTGAAAGATTTTGGAGATGTCTTGCATTGTCCCACGTTCCTATCTATCCCTGCGTGGTTCGTTCGGCTTCTGTTTGGAAAGGAAATGGCTAACGAGGTGATTCTGGGAGGTAAGATAGTCGCTCCTCGTAGGCTTGTTGAGTCTGGTTACCATTTTAAATACTCGTTGTTGCAGGATGCCTTAAAGTCGACTCTGTAG
- a CDS encoding acetate--CoA ligase family protein, whose product MINEQLINPKSIVVVGGSDDIQKPGGKVLKNLIDGSFAGDLMVVNPKAENVQGVKTFKTVADLPHVDLAILAIAAKFCPASVRELAEKKGTKAFIILSAGFHEENEEGARLEQEIVDIINANNGCLIGPNCVGVMNSNYQGVFITPIPKLDPMGVDFISGSGATAVFIMESGIPNGLTFSSVYSVGNSAQMGVEDVIKHLDETYVEGKSSKVKLIYIESINKPDMLLKHASSLISKGCRIAAIKSGSSEAGSRAASSHTGALASPDVAVEALFRKAGIVRCGGRQELSTIASIFMHPELKGKNVAVITHAGGPAVMLTDVLSNNGLNVPPITSPKAKDLLEKLFAGSSVANPIDFLATGTAQQLADIIDACEHDFDEVDAMAVIFGSPGLFPVYDVYDVLDQKMKECKKSIYPVLPSVINVKDEIAAFLEKGRINFPDEVVFGAALAKVYNTPKPAVLDADSHQYAVDAAKIRRVVDEAANGYLSPDKVQMLLDAAGVPRAKEMVVATPEACAAALGEIGYPIVMKVVGPVHKSDVGGVVLNVTNEATALKEFDRMMKIKDTTAILLQPMLSGTQLFVGAKQEGDFGHLIFCGLGGIFIEVLKDVTAGLAPIGIGEAHDMIRRLKSYKIIEGARGQEPVNEAQYAEVIARVSALCRVAPEIFEMDINPLLGTRDRVVAVDARIRIEK is encoded by the coding sequence ATGATAAACGAACAACTGATAAACCCCAAGAGCATAGTTGTTGTTGGCGGTAGCGACGATATTCAAAAACCAGGAGGCAAGGTTCTTAAGAATCTCATAGATGGAAGCTTCGCAGGAGACCTTATGGTGGTAAACCCTAAGGCCGAAAATGTTCAGGGCGTAAAAACATTTAAAACCGTAGCGGATCTCCCTCATGTAGATTTGGCTATTCTGGCCATTGCTGCAAAGTTTTGTCCTGCATCGGTGCGCGAGTTGGCCGAGAAGAAGGGCACGAAAGCCTTTATCATCCTTTCTGCTGGATTTCATGAGGAGAATGAGGAGGGGGCTCGCTTGGAGCAAGAGATCGTGGATATCATCAACGCAAATAACGGTTGCCTGATTGGCCCCAACTGCGTGGGGGTTATGAACTCCAACTATCAGGGGGTTTTCATCACGCCAATCCCGAAGCTCGACCCCATGGGCGTCGATTTTATCTCGGGATCGGGTGCTACGGCTGTTTTTATCATGGAATCGGGAATTCCTAATGGCTTAACCTTTTCTAGCGTGTATTCCGTTGGGAATAGCGCCCAGATGGGGGTCGAGGATGTTATTAAGCACCTTGATGAGACCTACGTTGAGGGCAAGAGCTCGAAGGTAAAGCTGATTTATATCGAGAGCATCAATAAGCCGGACATGCTGCTTAAGCATGCCTCGTCGCTCATCTCTAAAGGGTGCCGGATTGCGGCCATTAAGTCGGGCTCGTCGGAGGCCGGGAGCCGCGCTGCCTCGTCGCATACGGGGGCGCTTGCCAGCCCAGATGTTGCTGTGGAAGCCTTGTTCCGCAAGGCGGGCATCGTTAGGTGCGGCGGCAGGCAGGAGCTGTCTACCATCGCCTCCATCTTCATGCACCCGGAGCTGAAAGGGAAGAATGTTGCGGTGATTACCCATGCGGGTGGCCCTGCGGTGATGCTTACCGATGTCCTCTCGAACAACGGGCTTAACGTACCTCCTATTACAAGCCCCAAGGCAAAGGATCTTCTCGAAAAGCTCTTCGCGGGATCGTCGGTGGCCAATCCAATCGACTTTTTGGCAACAGGTACGGCGCAGCAGCTGGCCGATATCATCGACGCCTGCGAGCACGACTTCGACGAGGTGGACGCCATGGCCGTCATCTTTGGTAGCCCCGGGCTTTTCCCCGTTTATGATGTGTACGATGTGCTCGACCAGAAGATGAAGGAGTGCAAGAAGTCGATTTATCCCGTACTGCCCAGCGTTATCAACGTAAAGGACGAGATTGCGGCATTCCTCGAAAAGGGGCGCATCAACTTCCCCGACGAGGTGGTGTTTGGCGCTGCGCTTGCCAAGGTCTACAACACGCCCAAGCCTGCTGTTCTGGATGCCGATTCGCATCAGTATGCCGTAGATGCCGCCAAAATCCGCAGGGTGGTGGACGAGGCTGCGAATGGCTACTTGTCGCCCGATAAGGTGCAGATGCTGCTCGATGCTGCAGGCGTGCCACGCGCGAAGGAGATGGTGGTTGCGACCCCAGAGGCCTGCGCTGCTGCGCTCGGCGAGATCGGCTACCCAATTGTGATGAAGGTGGTAGGGCCCGTGCACAAGTCGGATGTTGGCGGGGTGGTGCTTAACGTGACCAACGAGGCGACCGCCCTTAAGGAGTTCGACCGGATGATGAAGATTAAGGATACCACGGCCATCCTGCTTCAGCCCATGCTTAGCGGCACCCAGCTATTTGTTGGTGCAAAGCAGGAGGGCGACTTCGGCCACCTGATCTTCTGCGGGCTTGGGGGTATTTTTATCGAAGTACTAAAGGATGTTACCGCAGGCCTGGCACCTATTGGCATCGGCGAGGCGCACGATATGATTCGCAGGCTTAAGTCGTACAAAATTATTGAGGGCGCAAGAGGGCAGGAGCCCGTTAACGAGGCGCAGTATGCCGAGGTTATCGCGCGGGTTTCGGCGCTATGCCGGGTTGCCCCCGAGATATTCGAGATGGACATCAACCCGCTGCTCGGCACCCGCGATAGGGTGGTGGCCGTGGATGCGCGTATCCGCATAGAGAAGTAG